One genomic window of Cricetulus griseus strain 17A/GY chromosome 3, alternate assembly CriGri-PICRH-1.0, whole genome shotgun sequence includes the following:
- the Nacc1 gene encoding nucleus accumbens-associated protein 1 isoform X3, whose amino-acid sequence MFAGGHARSGLRDMGVSDIRGASAAAMAQTLQMEIPNFGNSILECLNEQRLQGLYCDVSVVVKGHAFKAHRAVLAASSSYFRDLFNSSRSAVVELPAAVQPQSFQQILTFCYTGRLSMNMGDQFLLIYTAGFLQIQEIMEKGTEFFLKVSSPSCDSQGLHPEEAPSSEPQSPVAQTLGWPACSTPLPLVSRVKTEQELDSVQCTPMAKRLWDSSQKEAGGSGSNGSRKMAKFSTPDLAINRMPQPVSMATATAAVAVVAVGGCMSGPSMSERTSPGTSSAYTSDSPGSYHNEEDEEEDAGEEGTDEQYRQICNMYTMYSMLNVGQTVEKVEALPEQVVLESRSRIRVRQDLASLPAELINQIGNRCHPKLYDEGDPSEKLELVTGTNVYITRAQLMNCHVSAGTRHKVLLRRLLASFFDRNTLANSCGTGIRSSTNDPRRKPLDSRVLHAVKYYCQNFAPNFKESEMNAIAADMCTNARRVVRKSWLPKTKPLHLVEGDSYSSFISDVSKIEPDMMSMEHSFETASHSFETVSHDGEAGPSAEVLQ is encoded by the exons ATGTTTGCAGGGGGTCACGCGAGGTCAGGACTCAGAGATATGGGGGTAAGCGACATCCGGGGGGCATCAG CTGCTGCCATGGCGCAGACCCTGCAGATGGAGATTCCAAACTTTGGCAACAGCATCCTTGAGTGCCTCAATGAGCAGCGACTGCAGGGACTATACTGTGACGTGTCAGTGGTGGTTAAGGGCCATGCCTTCAAGGCCCACCGTGCTGTGCTGGCCGCCAGCAGCTCCTACTTCCGGGACCTATTCAACAGCAGCCGCAGTGCTGTGGTAGAACTGCCAGCCGCTGTGCAACCACAGTCATTCCAGCAGATCCTCACATTTTGCTATACAGGCCGGCTGAGCATGAACATGGGGGACCAGTTCCTGCTCATCTACACAGCCGGCTTCCTACAGATCCAGGAGATCATGGAGAAGGGCACTGAGTTCTTCCTCAAAGTTAGCTCTCCAAGTTGCGACTCCCAGGGCCTGCACCCAGAGGAGGCCCCATCTTCAGAGCCTCAGAGTCCTGTAGCGCAGACACTAGGCTGGCCAGCCTGTAGCACGCCACTGCCCCTTGTGTCACGGGTCAAGACAGAACAGGAGTTGGACTCCGTGCAATGCACACCCATGGCCAAGAGGCTGTGGGATAGCAGCCAGAAGGAGGCTGGAGGCAGTGGTAGCAATGGCAGCCGCAAGATGGCCAAATTCTCCACACCAGACCTGGCCATTAACCGGATGCCCCAGCCAGTCTCAATGGCCACAGCTACAGCAGCAGTGGCTGTGGTTGCAGTGGGGGGATGTATGAGTGGACCCAGCATGTCAGAGCGGACCAGCCCAGGTACCTCCAGTGCTTACACCAGTGACAGCCCTGGCTCCTACCACAatgaggaggacgaggaggaagaTGCAGGCGAGGAAGGTACAGATGAACAGTACCGTCAGATCTGCAATATGTACACCATGTACAGTATGTTGAACGTTGGCCAGACAG TTGAAAAGGTAGAGGCcctccctgagcaggtggtcctcgAATCCCGAAGTCGAATCCGGGTACGACAAGACCTGGCATCTCTCCCAGCTGAACTTATCAACCAGATTGGCAACCGCTGCCACCCAAAGCTCTATGATGAAGGTGACCCCTCTGAGAAGCTGGAGCTCGTGACAG GCACCAACGTGTACATCACAAGGGCACAGCTCATGAACTGCCACGTCAGTGCAGGCACAAGACACAAGGTCTTGCTGCGGCGGctcctggcttctttctttgaCCG GAACACACTGGCCAATAGCTGTGGCACTGGCATCCGTTCTTCCACCAATGACCCCAGACGAAAGCCGCTGGATAGTCGAGTCCTCCATGCTGTCAAGT ACTACTGCCAGAACTTCGCCCCCAACTTCAAGGAGAGCGAGATGAATGCCATTGCAGCTGACATGTGCACCAATGCCCGCCGAGTGGTACGTAAAAGCTGGCTGCCCAAGACCAAGCCACTGCACCTGGTAGAGGGTGATAGCTACAGCAGCTTCATCAGCGACGTTAGCAAGATAGAGCCGGACATGATGAGCATGGAGCACAGCTTCGAGACAGCCAGCCACAGCTTCGAGACAGTCAGCCACGATGGCGAGGCCGGCCCTTCGGCTGAGGTTCTCCAGTAA
- the Nacc1 gene encoding nucleus accumbens-associated protein 1 isoform X1: MDQVSLEFKEQYVGFVSRDLLIFSLPFRIWDPGAQTIGAAAMAQTLQMEIPNFGNSILECLNEQRLQGLYCDVSVVVKGHAFKAHRAVLAASSSYFRDLFNSSRSAVVELPAAVQPQSFQQILTFCYTGRLSMNMGDQFLLIYTAGFLQIQEIMEKGTEFFLKVSSPSCDSQGLHPEEAPSSEPQSPVAQTLGWPACSTPLPLVSRVKTEQELDSVQCTPMAKRLWDSSQKEAGGSGSNGSRKMAKFSTPDLAINRMPQPVSMATATAAVAVVAVGGCMSGPSMSERTSPGTSSAYTSDSPGSYHNEEDEEEDAGEEGTDEQYRQICNMYTMYSMLNVGQTVEKVEALPEQVVLESRSRIRVRQDLASLPAELINQIGNRCHPKLYDEGDPSEKLELVTGTNVYITRAQLMNCHVSAGTRHKVLLRRLLASFFDRNTLANSCGTGIRSSTNDPRRKPLDSRVLHAVKYYCQNFAPNFKESEMNAIAADMCTNARRVVRKSWLPKTKPLHLVEGDSYSSFISDVSKIEPDMMSMEHSFETASHSFETVSHDGEAGPSAEVLQ, translated from the exons ATGGATCAAGTTTCCCTGGAGTTCAAGGAACAGTATGTGGGCTTCGTCAGTCGAGACTTGCTcatattttctcttccattccGCATCTGGGACCCAGGGGCACAGACTATAGGAG CTGCTGCCATGGCGCAGACCCTGCAGATGGAGATTCCAAACTTTGGCAACAGCATCCTTGAGTGCCTCAATGAGCAGCGACTGCAGGGACTATACTGTGACGTGTCAGTGGTGGTTAAGGGCCATGCCTTCAAGGCCCACCGTGCTGTGCTGGCCGCCAGCAGCTCCTACTTCCGGGACCTATTCAACAGCAGCCGCAGTGCTGTGGTAGAACTGCCAGCCGCTGTGCAACCACAGTCATTCCAGCAGATCCTCACATTTTGCTATACAGGCCGGCTGAGCATGAACATGGGGGACCAGTTCCTGCTCATCTACACAGCCGGCTTCCTACAGATCCAGGAGATCATGGAGAAGGGCACTGAGTTCTTCCTCAAAGTTAGCTCTCCAAGTTGCGACTCCCAGGGCCTGCACCCAGAGGAGGCCCCATCTTCAGAGCCTCAGAGTCCTGTAGCGCAGACACTAGGCTGGCCAGCCTGTAGCACGCCACTGCCCCTTGTGTCACGGGTCAAGACAGAACAGGAGTTGGACTCCGTGCAATGCACACCCATGGCCAAGAGGCTGTGGGATAGCAGCCAGAAGGAGGCTGGAGGCAGTGGTAGCAATGGCAGCCGCAAGATGGCCAAATTCTCCACACCAGACCTGGCCATTAACCGGATGCCCCAGCCAGTCTCAATGGCCACAGCTACAGCAGCAGTGGCTGTGGTTGCAGTGGGGGGATGTATGAGTGGACCCAGCATGTCAGAGCGGACCAGCCCAGGTACCTCCAGTGCTTACACCAGTGACAGCCCTGGCTCCTACCACAatgaggaggacgaggaggaagaTGCAGGCGAGGAAGGTACAGATGAACAGTACCGTCAGATCTGCAATATGTACACCATGTACAGTATGTTGAACGTTGGCCAGACAG TTGAAAAGGTAGAGGCcctccctgagcaggtggtcctcgAATCCCGAAGTCGAATCCGGGTACGACAAGACCTGGCATCTCTCCCAGCTGAACTTATCAACCAGATTGGCAACCGCTGCCACCCAAAGCTCTATGATGAAGGTGACCCCTCTGAGAAGCTGGAGCTCGTGACAG GCACCAACGTGTACATCACAAGGGCACAGCTCATGAACTGCCACGTCAGTGCAGGCACAAGACACAAGGTCTTGCTGCGGCGGctcctggcttctttctttgaCCG GAACACACTGGCCAATAGCTGTGGCACTGGCATCCGTTCTTCCACCAATGACCCCAGACGAAAGCCGCTGGATAGTCGAGTCCTCCATGCTGTCAAGT ACTACTGCCAGAACTTCGCCCCCAACTTCAAGGAGAGCGAGATGAATGCCATTGCAGCTGACATGTGCACCAATGCCCGCCGAGTGGTACGTAAAAGCTGGCTGCCCAAGACCAAGCCACTGCACCTGGTAGAGGGTGATAGCTACAGCAGCTTCATCAGCGACGTTAGCAAGATAGAGCCGGACATGATGAGCATGGAGCACAGCTTCGAGACAGCCAGCCACAGCTTCGAGACAGTCAGCCACGATGGCGAGGCCGGCCCTTCGGCTGAGGTTCTCCAGTAA
- the Nacc1 gene encoding nucleus accumbens-associated protein 1 isoform X2, with product MAQTLQMEIPNFGNSILECLNEQRLQGLYCDVSVVVKGHAFKAHRAVLAASSSYFRDLFNSSRSAVVELPAAVQPQSFQQILTFCYTGRLSMNMGDQFLLIYTAGFLQIQEIMEKGTEFFLKVSSPSCDSQGLHPEEAPSSEPQSPVAQTLGWPACSTPLPLVSRVKTEQELDSVQCTPMAKRLWDSSQKEAGGSGSNGSRKMAKFSTPDLAINRMPQPVSMATATAAVAVVAVGGCMSGPSMSERTSPGTSSAYTSDSPGSYHNEEDEEEDAGEEGTDEQYRQICNMYTMYSMLNVGQTVEKVEALPEQVVLESRSRIRVRQDLASLPAELINQIGNRCHPKLYDEGDPSEKLELVTGTNVYITRAQLMNCHVSAGTRHKVLLRRLLASFFDRNTLANSCGTGIRSSTNDPRRKPLDSRVLHAVKYYCQNFAPNFKESEMNAIAADMCTNARRVVRKSWLPKTKPLHLVEGDSYSSFISDVSKIEPDMMSMEHSFETASHSFETVSHDGEAGPSAEVLQ from the exons ATGGCGCAGACCCTGCAGATGGAGATTCCAAACTTTGGCAACAGCATCCTTGAGTGCCTCAATGAGCAGCGACTGCAGGGACTATACTGTGACGTGTCAGTGGTGGTTAAGGGCCATGCCTTCAAGGCCCACCGTGCTGTGCTGGCCGCCAGCAGCTCCTACTTCCGGGACCTATTCAACAGCAGCCGCAGTGCTGTGGTAGAACTGCCAGCCGCTGTGCAACCACAGTCATTCCAGCAGATCCTCACATTTTGCTATACAGGCCGGCTGAGCATGAACATGGGGGACCAGTTCCTGCTCATCTACACAGCCGGCTTCCTACAGATCCAGGAGATCATGGAGAAGGGCACTGAGTTCTTCCTCAAAGTTAGCTCTCCAAGTTGCGACTCCCAGGGCCTGCACCCAGAGGAGGCCCCATCTTCAGAGCCTCAGAGTCCTGTAGCGCAGACACTAGGCTGGCCAGCCTGTAGCACGCCACTGCCCCTTGTGTCACGGGTCAAGACAGAACAGGAGTTGGACTCCGTGCAATGCACACCCATGGCCAAGAGGCTGTGGGATAGCAGCCAGAAGGAGGCTGGAGGCAGTGGTAGCAATGGCAGCCGCAAGATGGCCAAATTCTCCACACCAGACCTGGCCATTAACCGGATGCCCCAGCCAGTCTCAATGGCCACAGCTACAGCAGCAGTGGCTGTGGTTGCAGTGGGGGGATGTATGAGTGGACCCAGCATGTCAGAGCGGACCAGCCCAGGTACCTCCAGTGCTTACACCAGTGACAGCCCTGGCTCCTACCACAatgaggaggacgaggaggaagaTGCAGGCGAGGAAGGTACAGATGAACAGTACCGTCAGATCTGCAATATGTACACCATGTACAGTATGTTGAACGTTGGCCAGACAG TTGAAAAGGTAGAGGCcctccctgagcaggtggtcctcgAATCCCGAAGTCGAATCCGGGTACGACAAGACCTGGCATCTCTCCCAGCTGAACTTATCAACCAGATTGGCAACCGCTGCCACCCAAAGCTCTATGATGAAGGTGACCCCTCTGAGAAGCTGGAGCTCGTGACAG GCACCAACGTGTACATCACAAGGGCACAGCTCATGAACTGCCACGTCAGTGCAGGCACAAGACACAAGGTCTTGCTGCGGCGGctcctggcttctttctttgaCCG GAACACACTGGCCAATAGCTGTGGCACTGGCATCCGTTCTTCCACCAATGACCCCAGACGAAAGCCGCTGGATAGTCGAGTCCTCCATGCTGTCAAGT ACTACTGCCAGAACTTCGCCCCCAACTTCAAGGAGAGCGAGATGAATGCCATTGCAGCTGACATGTGCACCAATGCCCGCCGAGTGGTACGTAAAAGCTGGCTGCCCAAGACCAAGCCACTGCACCTGGTAGAGGGTGATAGCTACAGCAGCTTCATCAGCGACGTTAGCAAGATAGAGCCGGACATGATGAGCATGGAGCACAGCTTCGAGACAGCCAGCCACAGCTTCGAGACAGTCAGCCACGATGGCGAGGCCGGCCCTTCGGCTGAGGTTCTCCAGTAA